One Mauremys mutica isolate MM-2020 ecotype Southern chromosome 9, ASM2049712v1, whole genome shotgun sequence DNA segment encodes these proteins:
- the CAPN10 gene encoding calpain-10 isoform X3 codes for MLGDRVQSATKENLYKDPTFPASDTSLFFNYSTPLSQFRGEISWLRPQEICSAPRLFSDDPQEVQVKQGILGDCWFLCACVALQKSKYLLTKVIPPGQPSWTDETYTGCFTFQVWQFGHWVEVTIDDRLPCLGGKLCFSQCQTEDVFWLPLLEKVYAKVHGSYEQLWAGQVADALVDLTGGLAERWTLKDPGRSMERERTGRVLEKMVFRRLMNLKERCVISCSVLSSGQGASELGEFHAFIVSDMLHLSRVLGKEIILLRIRNPWGRRCWKGHWREGGQGWSQLDPVVASELLSQIQEGEFWVEEEEFFKEFDEITIGFPVTEDGELQSLYTEKVLSHTQNLCGSWVKGQSAGGCRNNNSFPINPKFWLRICEQSEVCIALLQKPRKYCADWAGRTRNLTRLAEEGSSLTEGIQGKNYQAVGLHIWKVEKRRFNLPKTLSAPPVASTICHSYDREVHLRCDLAAGYYLIVPSIFLKDAESDFLLRVFSTGRICLSEIKPPPTDAALCEELPPGTEERSMKVTLRQHCQDSKCRPIGFHIFQVPNSSWKPHTCSFLHLEPLVSCVPHCYSQEVSQLCRLSAGNYVIVPSTYLPNTEGNFTVVITTKIDRKCIQSQETLGQILQEMWFLPVSRANVDRLLLLRDGPI; via the exons GAAATTTGTTCTGCTCCTCGATTGTTTTCAGACGATCCACAGGAGGTGCAAGTGAAGCAAGGGATTTTGGGAGATTGTTGGTTCCTGTGTGCCTGTGTTGCTTTGCAGAAGAGTAAATACCTGCTAACTaag GTAATCCCTCCAGGTCAGCCCAGCTGGACAGATGAGACGTACACAGGCTGTTTCACTTTTCAAGTCTGGCAATTTGGACATTGGGTGGAGGTAACCATTGATGATCGCCTGCCTTGCCTTGGGGGTAAACTCTGCTTCTCCCAGTGTCAGACAGAAGATGTGTTTTGGCTTCCCTTACTGGAAAAGGTCTATGCCAA ggTGCATGGGTCTTATGAGCAGTTATGGGCAGGGCAAGTGGCAGATGCTTTAGTTGACTTGACTGGAGGTCTAGCTGAGAGATGGACCCTAAAAGACCCTGGAAGAAGCATGGAAAGAGAGAGGACTGGTAGAGTTTTGGAGAAGATGGTATTTAGGAGACTGATGAACCTGAAGGAACGATGTGTGATAAGTTGCTCAGTCCTCAGCTCCGGGCAAG GTGCCAGTGAACTGGGAGAATTTCATGCCTTTATTGTCTCAGATATGCTTCATCTCTCCAGAGTCTTGGGCAAGGAAATAATCTTGCTACGGATACGAAACCCTTGGGGGAGGCGGTGTTGGAAAGGGCACTGGCGGGAAGG TGGTCAAGGGTGGAGCCAATTGGATCCAGTAGTTGCTTCAGAATTGCTTTCCCAGATCCAGGAAGGAGAATTCTGGGTTGAGGAGGAAGAGTTTTTCAAGGAGTTTGATGAGATTACCATTGGGTTTCCAGTCACTGAAGATGGAGAGCTTCAGAGCCTCTATACAG AGAAAGTGCTGAGTCATACTCAGAATCTCTGTGGCTCTTGGGTGAAAGGCCAGTCTGCAGGTGGTTGCCGTAACAACAACAGCTTCCCTATTAACCCCAAGTTCTGGCTGAGGATATGTGAGCAGAGTGAGGTGTGCATTGCTCTTCTGCAGAAACCCAGGAAGTACTGTGCCGATTGGGCTGGAAGAACTCGGAATCTGACTCGCTTAGCAGAGGAAGGTTCATCTCTGACTGAAGGCATTCAAGGGAAGAATTACCAGGCTGTGGGACTGCATATCTGGAAG GTGGAGAAGAGGCGGTTTAACCTACCAAAGACCCTCTCTGCTCCTCCGGTTGCCAGTACCATTTGTCATTCTTATGACAGAGAAGTACACCTGCGCTGTGACCTTGCCGCTGGTTATtaccttattgtccctagcatcTTTCTGAAGGATGCAGAGAGCGACTTTCTGCTTCGTGTATTCTCAACGGGGAGAATCTGCCTCAG TGAGATAAAACCACCACCCACTGATGCTGCCCTCTGTGAAGAGCTCCCACCAG GAACAGAAGAGCGCAGCATGAAAGTCACTCTCCGCCAGCACTGTCAAGATAGCAAGTGTCGTCCAATAGGGTTTCATATCTTCCAG GTGCCTAACAGCAGTTGGAAACCACACACTTGTTCTTTTCTGCACTTGGAGCCACTGGTTAGCTGTGTACCTCATTGCTACTCACAGGAAGTGAGCCAACTGTGCAGACTCTCTGCAGGGAATTATGTAATTGTACCTTCAACGTACTTGCCTAATACTGAAGGCAATTTCACAGTGGTCATAACAACCAAAATAGACAG gAAATGCATTCAGAGCCAGGAGACCCTTGGACAAATATTGCAAGAA ATGTGGTTCTTGCCTGTCTCTAGGGCAAACGTTGACAGGCTGTTGTTACTGAGGGATGGGCCTATCTAG
- the CAPN10 gene encoding calpain-10 isoform X1, giving the protein MLGDRVQSATKENLYKDPTFPASDTSLFFNYSTPLSQFRGEISWLRPQEICSAPRLFSDDPQEVQVKQGILGDCWFLCACVALQKSKYLLTKVIPPGQPSWTDETYTGCFTFQVWQFGHWVEVTIDDRLPCLGGKLCFSQCQTEDVFWLPLLEKVYAKVHGSYEQLWAGQVADALVDLTGGLAERWTLKDPGRSMERERTGRVLEKMVFRRLMNLKERCVISCSVLSSGQGASELGEFHAFIVSDMLHLSRVLGKEIILLRIRNPWGRRCWKGHWREGGQGWSQLDPVVASELLSQIQEGEFWVEEEEFFKEFDEITIGFPVTEDGELQSLYTEKVLSHTQNLCGSWVKGQSAGGCRNNNSFPINPKFWLRICEQSEVCIALLQKPRKYCADWAGRTRNLTRLAEEGSSLTEGIQGKNYQAVGLHIWKVEKRRFNLPKTLSAPPVASTICHSYDREVHLRCDLAAGYYLIVPSIFLKDAESDFLLRVFSTGRICLSEIKPPPTDAALCEELPPGEWETVQLQGCWKNGQSAGGSRNFHSFHTNPCFPLSVPAGTEERSMKVTLRQHCQDSKCRPIGFHIFQVPNSSWKPHTCSFLHLEPLVSCVPHCYSQEVSQLCRLSAGNYVIVPSTYLPNTEGNFTVVITTKIDRKCIQSQETLGQILQEMWFLPVSRANVDRLLLLRDGPI; this is encoded by the exons GAAATTTGTTCTGCTCCTCGATTGTTTTCAGACGATCCACAGGAGGTGCAAGTGAAGCAAGGGATTTTGGGAGATTGTTGGTTCCTGTGTGCCTGTGTTGCTTTGCAGAAGAGTAAATACCTGCTAACTaag GTAATCCCTCCAGGTCAGCCCAGCTGGACAGATGAGACGTACACAGGCTGTTTCACTTTTCAAGTCTGGCAATTTGGACATTGGGTGGAGGTAACCATTGATGATCGCCTGCCTTGCCTTGGGGGTAAACTCTGCTTCTCCCAGTGTCAGACAGAAGATGTGTTTTGGCTTCCCTTACTGGAAAAGGTCTATGCCAA ggTGCATGGGTCTTATGAGCAGTTATGGGCAGGGCAAGTGGCAGATGCTTTAGTTGACTTGACTGGAGGTCTAGCTGAGAGATGGACCCTAAAAGACCCTGGAAGAAGCATGGAAAGAGAGAGGACTGGTAGAGTTTTGGAGAAGATGGTATTTAGGAGACTGATGAACCTGAAGGAACGATGTGTGATAAGTTGCTCAGTCCTCAGCTCCGGGCAAG GTGCCAGTGAACTGGGAGAATTTCATGCCTTTATTGTCTCAGATATGCTTCATCTCTCCAGAGTCTTGGGCAAGGAAATAATCTTGCTACGGATACGAAACCCTTGGGGGAGGCGGTGTTGGAAAGGGCACTGGCGGGAAGG TGGTCAAGGGTGGAGCCAATTGGATCCAGTAGTTGCTTCAGAATTGCTTTCCCAGATCCAGGAAGGAGAATTCTGGGTTGAGGAGGAAGAGTTTTTCAAGGAGTTTGATGAGATTACCATTGGGTTTCCAGTCACTGAAGATGGAGAGCTTCAGAGCCTCTATACAG AGAAAGTGCTGAGTCATACTCAGAATCTCTGTGGCTCTTGGGTGAAAGGCCAGTCTGCAGGTGGTTGCCGTAACAACAACAGCTTCCCTATTAACCCCAAGTTCTGGCTGAGGATATGTGAGCAGAGTGAGGTGTGCATTGCTCTTCTGCAGAAACCCAGGAAGTACTGTGCCGATTGGGCTGGAAGAACTCGGAATCTGACTCGCTTAGCAGAGGAAGGTTCATCTCTGACTGAAGGCATTCAAGGGAAGAATTACCAGGCTGTGGGACTGCATATCTGGAAG GTGGAGAAGAGGCGGTTTAACCTACCAAAGACCCTCTCTGCTCCTCCGGTTGCCAGTACCATTTGTCATTCTTATGACAGAGAAGTACACCTGCGCTGTGACCTTGCCGCTGGTTATtaccttattgtccctagcatcTTTCTGAAGGATGCAGAGAGCGACTTTCTGCTTCGTGTATTCTCAACGGGGAGAATCTGCCTCAG TGAGATAAAACCACCACCCACTGATGCTGCCCTCTGTGAAGAGCTCCCACCAGGTGAATGGGAGACTGTGCAGCTACAGGGATGCTGGAAAAACGGCCAAAGTGCTGGAGGTAGCAGGAACTTCCACTCCTTCCATACCAATCCCTGCTTTCCCCTCTCCGTCCCTGCAGGAACAGAAGAGCGCAGCATGAAAGTCACTCTCCGCCAGCACTGTCAAGATAGCAAGTGTCGTCCAATAGGGTTTCATATCTTCCAG GTGCCTAACAGCAGTTGGAAACCACACACTTGTTCTTTTCTGCACTTGGAGCCACTGGTTAGCTGTGTACCTCATTGCTACTCACAGGAAGTGAGCCAACTGTGCAGACTCTCTGCAGGGAATTATGTAATTGTACCTTCAACGTACTTGCCTAATACTGAAGGCAATTTCACAGTGGTCATAACAACCAAAATAGACAG gAAATGCATTCAGAGCCAGGAGACCCTTGGACAAATATTGCAAGAA ATGTGGTTCTTGCCTGTCTCTAGGGCAAACGTTGACAGGCTGTTGTTACTGAGGGATGGGCCTATCTAG
- the CAPN10 gene encoding calpain-10 isoform X2: MLGDRVQSATKENLYKDPTFPASDTSLFFNYSTPLSQFRGEISWLRPQEICSAPRLFSDDPQEVQVKQGILGDCWFLCACVALQKSKYLLTKVIPPGQPSWTDETYTGCFTFQVWQFGHWVEVTIDDRLPCLGGKLCFSQCQTEDVFWLPLLEKVYAKVHGSYEQLWAGQVADALVDLTGGLAERWTLKDPGRSMERERTGRVLEKMVFRRLMNLKERCVISCSVLSSGQGASELGEFHAFIVSDMLHLSRVLGKEIILLRIRNPWGRRCWKGHWREGGQGWSQLDPVVASELLSQIQEGEFWVEEEEFFKEFDEITIGFPVTEDGELQSLYTEKVLSHTQNLCGSWVKGQSAGGCRNNNSFPINPKFWLRICEQSEVCIALLQKPRKYCADWAGRTRNLTRLAEEGSSLTEGIQGKNYQAVGLHIWKVEKRRFNLPKTLSAPPVASTICHSYDREVHLRCDLAAGYYLIVPSIFLKDAESDFLLRVFSTGRICLSEIKPPPTDAALCEELPPGEWETVQLQGCWKNGQSAGGSRNFHSFHTNPCFPLSVPAGTEERSMKVTLRQHCQDSKCRPIGFHIFQVPNSSWKPHTCSFLHLEPLVSCVPHCYSQEVSQLCRLSAGNYVIVPSTYLPNTEGNFTVVITTKIDRKCIQSQETLGQILQEVSFTAVMKR, translated from the exons GAAATTTGTTCTGCTCCTCGATTGTTTTCAGACGATCCACAGGAGGTGCAAGTGAAGCAAGGGATTTTGGGAGATTGTTGGTTCCTGTGTGCCTGTGTTGCTTTGCAGAAGAGTAAATACCTGCTAACTaag GTAATCCCTCCAGGTCAGCCCAGCTGGACAGATGAGACGTACACAGGCTGTTTCACTTTTCAAGTCTGGCAATTTGGACATTGGGTGGAGGTAACCATTGATGATCGCCTGCCTTGCCTTGGGGGTAAACTCTGCTTCTCCCAGTGTCAGACAGAAGATGTGTTTTGGCTTCCCTTACTGGAAAAGGTCTATGCCAA ggTGCATGGGTCTTATGAGCAGTTATGGGCAGGGCAAGTGGCAGATGCTTTAGTTGACTTGACTGGAGGTCTAGCTGAGAGATGGACCCTAAAAGACCCTGGAAGAAGCATGGAAAGAGAGAGGACTGGTAGAGTTTTGGAGAAGATGGTATTTAGGAGACTGATGAACCTGAAGGAACGATGTGTGATAAGTTGCTCAGTCCTCAGCTCCGGGCAAG GTGCCAGTGAACTGGGAGAATTTCATGCCTTTATTGTCTCAGATATGCTTCATCTCTCCAGAGTCTTGGGCAAGGAAATAATCTTGCTACGGATACGAAACCCTTGGGGGAGGCGGTGTTGGAAAGGGCACTGGCGGGAAGG TGGTCAAGGGTGGAGCCAATTGGATCCAGTAGTTGCTTCAGAATTGCTTTCCCAGATCCAGGAAGGAGAATTCTGGGTTGAGGAGGAAGAGTTTTTCAAGGAGTTTGATGAGATTACCATTGGGTTTCCAGTCACTGAAGATGGAGAGCTTCAGAGCCTCTATACAG AGAAAGTGCTGAGTCATACTCAGAATCTCTGTGGCTCTTGGGTGAAAGGCCAGTCTGCAGGTGGTTGCCGTAACAACAACAGCTTCCCTATTAACCCCAAGTTCTGGCTGAGGATATGTGAGCAGAGTGAGGTGTGCATTGCTCTTCTGCAGAAACCCAGGAAGTACTGTGCCGATTGGGCTGGAAGAACTCGGAATCTGACTCGCTTAGCAGAGGAAGGTTCATCTCTGACTGAAGGCATTCAAGGGAAGAATTACCAGGCTGTGGGACTGCATATCTGGAAG GTGGAGAAGAGGCGGTTTAACCTACCAAAGACCCTCTCTGCTCCTCCGGTTGCCAGTACCATTTGTCATTCTTATGACAGAGAAGTACACCTGCGCTGTGACCTTGCCGCTGGTTATtaccttattgtccctagcatcTTTCTGAAGGATGCAGAGAGCGACTTTCTGCTTCGTGTATTCTCAACGGGGAGAATCTGCCTCAG TGAGATAAAACCACCACCCACTGATGCTGCCCTCTGTGAAGAGCTCCCACCAGGTGAATGGGAGACTGTGCAGCTACAGGGATGCTGGAAAAACGGCCAAAGTGCTGGAGGTAGCAGGAACTTCCACTCCTTCCATACCAATCCCTGCTTTCCCCTCTCCGTCCCTGCAGGAACAGAAGAGCGCAGCATGAAAGTCACTCTCCGCCAGCACTGTCAAGATAGCAAGTGTCGTCCAATAGGGTTTCATATCTTCCAG GTGCCTAACAGCAGTTGGAAACCACACACTTGTTCTTTTCTGCACTTGGAGCCACTGGTTAGCTGTGTACCTCATTGCTACTCACAGGAAGTGAGCCAACTGTGCAGACTCTCTGCAGGGAATTATGTAATTGTACCTTCAACGTACTTGCCTAATACTGAAGGCAATTTCACAGTGGTCATAACAACCAAAATAGACAG gAAATGCATTCAGAGCCAGGAGACCCTTGGACAAATATTGCAAGAA GTCTCCTTTACAGCTGTGATGAAAAGGTAA